The following proteins are co-located in the Macadamia integrifolia cultivar HAES 741 chromosome 3, SCU_Mint_v3, whole genome shotgun sequence genome:
- the LOC122072932 gene encoding protein MIZU-KUSSEI 1-like: MPLSSMETPGLLSLLKHATSKDKRSKSAGGLFRMFKLFPLLNSGCKMVALLGRPKKSFLTGNDAGTTGTLFGYRKGRVNLIIQEDPKCLPIFVIELPMHTNLFHKEIASGLVRIALESENKTHKKKLLEEFVWAVYCNGRKAGYSIRRKQISDDELYVMQLLRGVSMGAGVLPCPPSEKESVDGELTYVRARFERVVGSKNSEAFHMINPDDDMGGPELSIFFVRPQ, from the coding sequence ATGCCATTGTCTTCCATGGAAACTCCTGGCTTACTATCTTTACTTAAACATGCTACATCCAAAGACAAGAGATCAAAGTCGGCCGGAGGGCTCTTTCGCATGTTCAAGCTCTTCCCTTTATTAAACTCAGGGTGCAAGATGGTGGCACTATTAGGGCGACCAAAGAAGTCTTTCCTCACCGGCAACGATGCAGGCACAACGGGGACTCTCTTCGGATATCGTAAAGGGAGAGTGAACTTGATAATACAAGAAGACCCCAAGTGTTTACCCATTTTTGTTATAGAGCTACCCATGCACACAAATTTGTTCCACAAGGAGATAGCCTCAGGTCTAGTAAGGATTGCTCTTGAGAGTGAGAACAAGACTCACAAGAAGAAGCTTTTGGAGGAGTTTGTGTGGGCTGTGTATTGTAATGGGCGTAAAGCTGGATATTCTATTAGGAGGAAGCAAATCTCAGATGATGAACTTTATGTGATGCAGTTATTGAGAGGGGTCTCCATGGGAGCTGGTGTTCTTCCTTGCCCTCCATCTGAGAAAGAATCAGTAGATGGGGAGCTCACCTATGTCAGGGCCCGGTTCGAGAGGGTGGTTGGGTCCAAAAACTCGGAAGCCTTCCACATGATAAACCCAGATGATGACATGGGTGGACCAGAATTAAGCATCTTCTTTGTGAGGCCTCAATGA